The DNA region AGGCTGAGGCCGAGTACGGATTAGAGGAAATCGGGAGGATTCAAATTATCTCTCCCCTTTAAAAAAACAGAGATGGAACGGATTGGACCGTCTGCAATCGTGTGTTTTACGCTATAATAGGGATTGAGGTGAAATTTCAATGGCAATCATTGCTCAGGAAATCGATCGTATGACCGTCCTCTTGCAAGCGCAGGACATAGCAGAAATGATTTTAGCATCTGAAGAGATGAATGAATATATAACGACGAAAGAAGGATTACAAAAAGATCAGCATGCGCAGGAACAAATTCAACAATTTCAAAAGCTAAAAGAAAGCTTTGAGGAAGCGCAACGTTTTGGAACGTATCATCCTGATTACAAACAGATCAATGAGCGCGTTCGTACGATGAGAAGGGAAATCCAATTGATCCCGTCTGTCGGGGCGTTTAGAAAAGCGGAGTCGGCGCTCGAAGAACTACTATATCAAGTGTGCCGCATTATAGCTGACGGTGTGTCAGACGCGATTAAAGTGCCTAGCGACAACCCGCTATACAATTTGGGTGGCGGTTGCGGCTCAAGTGGTGGATGTGGCTCAGGCGGTTCCTGCGGATGCGCGGGCTAGCTTGCGACTTTAGTCGTGAGCTTTTTTTGTAGAGGACTCTTGCCACCGTTCAGAGTGTCATGATACGATTTGACTATGTAATAAATTTTTGTCAAAAGATTTTAACGATTAAATATGGGTCCTTCTGCTGGATTCGAGGACTGGGATGAGGAGGGGATAGAATGGAACAG from Ammoniphilus oxalaticus includes:
- a CDS encoding YlbF family regulator; translated protein: MAIIAQEIDRMTVLLQAQDIAEMILASEEMNEYITTKEGLQKDQHAQEQIQQFQKLKESFEEAQRFGTYHPDYKQINERVRTMRREIQLIPSVGAFRKAESALEELLYQVCRIIADGVSDAIKVPSDNPLYNLGGGCGSSGGCGSGGSCGCAG